In Terriglobia bacterium, the genomic stretch GGTTGGGCTGGAGTACACGACCCTAGCTACCGTTAATGTACCCACAGAGTAACCGGGGGTCAAGCAGAAGCCCACAATATATTGTGGATTTCCGGGTAGAACCCCAGCCTGTCGCACCGCCTGTGCAACAATTGGCCAAACCACACCGGTGAGGAATTAGATGAAGGAAGGAAGAACCGCGAAGAGCTATTCCGACTGTAGCGCAAATGGTGCAGTGACGCAAGCGGGAAGCGAGAAATTTGGGCGAACCATGAATTGCCGAACCGGTCACTTGGTGAGAAAAAATACAGCCGCAAACGATGCCAGCGCAGCTCCCGCCTGCAGAGCAAGTACACGCAGAGTTTGCCTGGGAGCCTGGGGCAGCCACTTGATGGCGAAGAACGCTATTAGCGGGATCTGTCCAGCCATGAGCAGCTGCCAGAGGTGGGCAGCAGTCCCCTCATCAGCCTCATGGACAACGCCGTAAATGGCAACGTGGCCAAGCACAATTCCCAAGGCGACGAGCGACATTGTCAGTGGAAGGAAGGCGGTCGGCTGCTTCATTGACGGGGCGTTCATGAGAGAACCTCCAAAATGGCTCTCAAACGGGACCGATTCAGTTTACTCCCATCAAGCAGCGGACGAAACCAGAGACCGGTACACCCCCAGCACTTTCTGCGCGAGTTCGTCATGTTTAAATTGCGCGCTGCGCAGCAACCCGCGGACGACCAGCCGTTCGCGCAGTTGCTTATCGCCCAGCACGTTGCTCATGGCGTCGGTGAGCGCACTCGTGTCCAGCGGATCTACCAGGATGGCTCCGTCTCCCGCGACCTCGCCCAGAGAAGATCCGGTGCTGGTAATCGTCGGGACGCCGCTGGCCATGCTCTCAATCACCGGGAGCCCAAAGCCTTCAAAGAAAGAAGGGAAGACAAACATCTCAGCAGCGTTGTAGAAGAGTGGCAGGTCTTCGAACGAAACGAATCCGGGAAAAACCACCGACGACTCCAGGCCGAGTTCCTTGATCCTGGCCACCAACTGCTCTGACTGCCAGTCTTTCTTTCCCACCAGCACCAGTTTTTCGCTGGCGCCGCGGTTGCGCAGCGCGGCGTAGGCTTCCACCAGACGCGGCAGGTTCTTGCGGGCCTGGATTCGGCCTACATAAAGGATGAAAGGGAAATTGATCCCGTAGGTTCGCGCCAGGTGCTCCTGGCACTGGGATTTCTCTCGCGGACGGAAATCCTTGGAAGCAGCCAAGTAAGTGATGGTGATCTTTTCCCGCGGCACGCTATAGCGGGCGGCAATGTCCGCCGCCGAAAACTCAGAGAGCGTGACGATGTGGTCCGCGTGCCGCGCCGTCCACCGCACCATCTTCTTAAGACGAAATGCTTCGCGCGGGTGGAAGTACTCGGGATAGTGTTCGTACGCCAGGTCATGAATGCTGACCACCGTCGCGGGGCAGCCCCAGGGCGGGCGGACATACTGGCAGTGAAAAATGTCCGGCTTGAGCTTGCCCAGCAACCGGGGAAGACTCACGCTGAGACGGCGCACCGGGTCCTTGGGGATGGGCACAAAATTGAAACGCGCGTCGCCCTGCGTGGATTCCAGTGCCGCGTCGTGCGCGTAGAAGAGCGTGTACTGGTGAGCGCTGCGGTCGGCAACCAGCCCAGCCAGGAGCTGCCGGAAATAACTTTCGTTGCCGCCAGCCTGCGTTCCCAGACTGTGGACGTCAATCGCAATCTTCATGATAGGTGGCCGCGACTAGTGTATCGTGCCGCCGCCGTCCGACCGGCAGCGCTGTGGTAAAGTGGCCGATGTTCATCGCAAGAATCGTTTATCGCAAGAATCGTGGGGACATCGTCGAATGCGCGCGCTCATCACCGGGGTCACCGGACAGGACGGCTCTTATCTGGCAGAGCTTCTACTCGCCAAGGGCTACGAAGTGTACGGCCTGGTGCTTCCCAAGAAGAAGATGCGCCCGGGTGACATTGAGGCGCGCAAGCAGATTGCGCTCATCGGCCCGCGACTCAAGCTGCTGGAAGGAGACTTGACCGACCAGAACTCGCTCGACCGTGTTATTGGCAAAGTTCAGCCCGGCGAAGTCTACAACCTGGCGGCGCAGAGTTTTGTGCCGCTTTCATGGACCGAGCCGCTGCTCACCGCGGACGTGACGGCCTTCGGCGTGCTTCGGCTGCTGGAAGCGGTCCGCAAGCATTGCCCCACGGCGCGCTTCCTGCAGGCGTCAAGCTCAGAAATGTTTGGCAAGGCCATATTGAGTGAGAAAGACAAACGCCAGACGGAAGCCACGCCGTTTCGCCCGCGCAACCCGTACGGGTCAGCCAAAGTGTTTGCCCACAACATCACCGTCAACTACCGCGAAAAGCATGGGATTTTTGCCTGCTCCTGCATTTGCTTTAATCACGAATCGCCGCGCCGGGGCGTGGAATTTGTAACGCGAAAAATCACCCAGCACGCCGCTCGCAGTAAGCGCGGCCTCGCGGAAAAACTCTCGCCAAAACTAAAGCTGGGCAATCTTGACGCTCAGCGCGACTGGGGCTTTGCCGGCGACTTTGTGCGCGCCATGTGGCTGATGCTGCAACAGCCGAAGCCCGATGACTTTTTGATCGCCACCGGCGAACTGCATAGCGTCCGCGAAGTTTTGGACATTGCGTACGCTCGTGTTGGCTTGGACTGGAAGAAGTACGTTGAGACTGACCCTGCACTCGTCCGTTCTGCGGAAGAAATGCCCTTGTGCGGCGATGCGTCGAAAGCCGCAAGAGTTCTGGGTTGGAAGCCGGAAGTTGGCTTTCGCGAAATGATTGAGATGATGGTGGACGCAGACTTGGCGGCCGCTAGATAGAGCGTTACGCACGGAGCAAGGATGCAGCTCTCTCTGTTGGCTAGAAGCAGGACCGCCGTGTTGCTGTTTTTCTACATACAGCTTTCAACGCGGCGGACCGGCGCGTGTATCCAAAACCTGCAGCACGCAATAGACCTCTCCGACCGGAACACCGTCAAAGTCCTTGCGTCTTTCTGAAGATTTTTGCCGGACCTCCATCAGGTTGAGGACCAGAGCGTCTGCGGGAGGTTCGTCCGTCTTCAGCTCTCTGTCGAAGTCGTGTTTGCTCGACAGAGGTTGAAATGCGTTGCTGGGACCACGGAGGATCTGGACCAAAAGACGCATTTCCACGTCTTGGTTTTTTTCACTCATTCCTTTTGGCTCGAAAAACTGGAAGCCCGGCCAGCGTTTCTGGTAGAACTCCGTTACGTCCGAAGCAGGGGCGTTAATGATGAACTCCTGCACGCGCAATTCCAGATAATCCTGGATTCGGCCCCTCTCCATCACCATTTCCGCAAAGCCGGCAGCCCCCATGGGGCTAGAAACAGCTTTGTCGGGAACGGGTAACGCTTTGCGGTCGGCAAGCAGCAGGGAAATAATGTGCTGGCCGCCGGCAGCAGAGCGCATGACATCAGCGGCATCATCGTACTTTTCGCCCAGAATCAAGTACTGGGCCAGGGCTTCCCGGTAGGGCACATTGTCCGGCGCAAGTTCTGTAGCGCGGCGGCTGTTACGGATCGCTTCCTGCAGATCGATTGAAACCCGGGTGAACCTTCCGTTGCGGATGGCGGCGTGCCGAACGCCGTACATCCGCGCTTTCCAGTAGTAGGCATCGGCGCGATTCGGCTGAAGCGCAAGCGCGTGGTCCAACCGGGCCATTAATTCATCTAATCGCGCGCGCTTCTCTTTGGCGGTCTGGGCGAGTTCTTCTTCGGCGTTCTTCCCGCCGACAACATCCACTCCCTGCAAATCCTGCAAGCGCGCGAGCCGGACTAAAAGAATGTTCGCATCCATGTCGTCGGGATGGGCGTCGAGAAATGCTCTTACTTCCTTGCTCGCTTGCTCCAGCGTTTCCTTGAACTCTTGTTCGGTTACCACGGCGTTTTGCCGGTCTCTGGCCGCTTCCAGGCGTTCCACCTGTCGCGCAAGACGGTCAAGGGGAGCAAGCTTGGCTTCCTGCTCCAGACGAACCGAGTTGAGTGCCCATCGAATCGAGCCAAAGATCAGATCGGTATCCTCGCCTTTGCCGGAGTGTCGTCCATCATGGAACAGGGCCACCTGGATGGTGCCATCGGGCATGCGAAAGCTCACAATCGCCCAGTCCACCGGGTACGGGCTGGAGTGGCGCTGCGTTGATAACAGCCGGTAATCAAGGGACTCAATCTGAGCATAGTCAATGCGCAGGTTCTCTTTGCCTGCCTTGAAGGTGAGGGCATCCTTCTCCAGAATGAGCTCCCCGGAGGCTTGGTATTCCTTGCCAAAAAGGGCACCCGTTACCGAAGGAGTCAGCTTTTCCACTCTGTACCAGACCGAGCCAAACCCTTTCGGAAATGTCAGTTCGTTGACTTCACGGAACTGATGCTGCATCATCCGCTGCGTCCGCCGGCGCGCTTCCAATTCTTCTCCCATGCGCCGGGCCTGCTCGGCCTGAGCTGCCTGCGCTGCCGGATTCTGGATGGCGCGTGCGCTGCCTGGATGCCCTAGCACGAGAAGAAAAACTGGGATGGGCAATAGCCCGGCGAGGAACGAAATGGGCCATCGTCTCATGAACACACCTCCAGAGAGGCCATTGCGGTAGAGATCTGGCTTGGTGTTTTCTGGGTGGGAGGCCGCACTACAAACTTATATGGCTTGCAGCAAGTTCCCCGGGGGCCCAGGCCGGCCGATTCCAAATTGTTGGTCGCTCTCTGCCGCAGTAGTGACAGTGGGGAGACGAACGTTTCACCTTCTGGAAACTTTGTTTCGGCAAAGCTACGGCGATTTGCCGCAAGTTTGTGCCAAGGCTAGCCTCCCAGCTTCTCAAAGAAGCGGATGATGCTCTCAATCCCGCGATAGAAATTGGGGATGTGGAACTTCTCGTTGGGAGCATGCAGGTTGTCGTCAGGCAGGCCGAAGCCCATCATCACGCTGGGCAGGTTCATCACATCCTGGAAGTCGGTGACGACGGGGATCGAACCGCCGGAGCGTATGAAGACCGTGTCTTTCTTGAACACGTCATGCATGGCTTCCGTGGCGGCCTTGATGTAGTGGTTGTCCGTGCTGACTACGCACGCCGGGCCCTTGCTGTGGACCTTGATATTGATCTCAATTCCCTTGGGCGTGAGCTTCTTCACCATCTTGGTGTAGCGCTTCAGGATGTCGTCGGGATCCTGGTTCGGCACCAGGCGCATGGAAACTTTGGCCGACGCGCGCGCGGGGATCACCGTCTTCGCGCCCGACGCAACGAAGCCTCCGGGCATGCCGTGCACTTCCAGTGTGGGCCGCGCCCATGTGCGATAGAGAACTGAGTATCCGGGTTCGCCGGTCAAGACTTTTGATCCCACTTCCGTCTTGCGGTAGTGCTCTTCGTTGAAAGGCAGCTTCTTCCAGGCTTTGAGTTCGTCTTTGGTGGGAGCTTTCACTTTGCTATAGAAGCCGGGGATGAGCACTTTGCCTTTGGCGTCTTTCAACTTGCTGATGATTTCGATCAAGGCAAAGAACGGATTGGGTGCGGCGCCGCCGTACATGCCGGAATGCAAGTCGGTCTTGGCGCCCTGGGCTTCAATCTCTGTATAAACCAGGCCGCGCAGGCCGACGCACAGCGTAGGCAGATTGGGCGCGAAGAGTTCCGTGTCGCAGACCAGGGCGAAGTCGGCCTTCAGCTTGGCCTTTTCCTTGCGCACGAAGGCGGCAATGGACTCGCCGCCGACTTCCTCTTCGCCCTCGATAATGAACTTCACATTCAGCGGCAGCTTGCCGCCGTGGCCTTTCATCAAAGCTTCCACGGCTTTGAGCTCCATCCAGAGTTGGCCTTTGTCGTCCACGGCGCCGCGGGCGTAGATGTTGTCATTGCGCTCGGTGGGCTCAAACGGCGGCGACAGCCACTCGTTCAGCGGCTCGGCCGGCTGCACGTCATAGTGCGCGTAGCACAGCACGGTCGGCTTGCCGGCAGCGTGGAGCCAGTCCGCGTAGATCAGCGGATGGCCCTTGGTGGGGATGATCTCCACGTTCTCCATGCCAATGCGGCGGAGGTCGCTGGCGACGAACTCAGCGGCCTTGCGGACGTCGTCTTTGTGTTCCGGCGCGGTGCTCACGCTGGGAATGCGGAGCAGGTCTTTGAGCTCTCCCAGAAAACGTTGCTGATTGTCTTTGGCGTAACTGACGGCGGATGAGGCCATGCGAGTGTCTCCTCGGCTCGAATATCAAACCTAAGAGTATATCGCGGCGTAGCGGCTGACGCTCACCCTGGTACCATGCCTGCAACTTTGCAGGCAGAGATCCATTGTGCAGCAAGTGCAAGCTCTTTGACCCATTTCTCGATGTAAGCAAGATCAAGTTCGTCTCTTCGCACTTTCAGAATTCCCGTAACGTCCTCGATTTGCCGCAGCGATGCTCCCATCTTGGCCCATTCCAGCTTTGCGATGATGATGTCTTCCGGACTGACGACAAACAAAGGAACGCCCATCACCAGGGCCGATCTGCGACGCCGGAATTCCTCAACACTGAAGGGCCTCATCTTTTGGAAGATAAAATCAATCTTCAGGCCGGTGATGTTATCAATCAGATTGAACATTGACTTGCGCTGGCAAGCTTCGATTGCCGAGTGTGGCTCGGAGTAGAATTCGTTTTCGGGAAGCAGATCCAGAAGTCGTCGAACCTGGTCTTCGTCAGCGGCAACAATGAGATCAATGTCCAGGGTGGAGCGTCCCATTCCGTAAACCGTTCCCGCAAAAGAACCAGTCACCATATAGGCAATCCCGGCGCGCTCTAAAATCACGGAGAGGCGGCGGAAGAGGTCAGCAGGATTCATCGAACCCAGTCCGGCAAGGGCTCAGGATCAAAAGAGCGACGATAAATCTCAAGCATCACTTCTTTTTCGGACCAATCAGGATGTTGGTCGCGTATGCCAGTCTTCATGATTTCGCGCACGAATAAACTAATATCCAGTGCCAACAGCAGGCGCTGCTCCACAGTCATTGAGCGAATGATCTTGATCTGCATCGCTTCGATTTCGGGAGTCGTGTCACTGATCGCCATATTCCGGATGTTACCACCGTACACTCTATAATGGATAAGTGAGTTCAGAACCCACCGTCCGCAAGCTTGCCGAAGCCGATTTTCCCACGCGCTGGGGGCATTTCCGCATCATGGGATTTGAAGGCCAGATGGGCAGCACTAAAGAAGAAGCCGTGGCCCTCGTCATGGGCGATATCCATGCCGCTCCTCCGCTGGTCAGGGTTCACTCCCAGTGCCTCACCGGAGACGTTTTCGGCTCCTTGCGTTGCGACTGCCGCCAGCAACTGGAGATGGCTTTGCAGATGATCGCCCAAGCCGCCGCGGGCGTGCTGGTTTATGAGATGCAAGAAGGCCGCGGCATCGGATTGATGGCCAAGCTGCAAGCCTACGAACTGCAGGACCAGGGCCGCGACACTGTCCAAGCCAATGAGGACCTGGGCTTCAAGGCCGACCATCGCGAATTCCAGCTTCCCGCGGAAATCCTCAGAGCGCTGGGATTGAAGGCCGTGCGCCTGCTATCGAACAATCCACAGAAAGTCGCCGCGCTGGAGGCTGCGGGCGTCACGGTCGCCGAGCGTGTCCCCTGTGAAGTGGAGCCGCATGCCGCGTCGGAAAAATATCTGAATACCAAGAAAGAAAAGATGGGACATCTGTTCAGGGAAAGATAGCAATTGGCAAATAGCAATTGGCAGCTAGCCACGCATGCTCTTGCTGAAGTCCCGAGCGCAGCTTTTTCTGAAACCCCGAAGCGAAGCGAGGGGTCCCTACGGACTTGCAAACACTTGGGGCCGCGAATTCACGCGAATCTTCGCTAATCATTACAACCTGCAAAGATACTCGTGTGCATTTGTGTTAATTGCAGCTCAACGGAATATTCAGTTTATAGGGTTCCCTCGCTCCGCTCGGGATTGCAGAAAAAGACCTAATGTTGGCTGCTATTTAATCAGCTTTAGCAGTTCTTTCTTTCTTCCCGCCGGCAACTCTCTCACTCCGGACCGCACCAGTGCGCGGTAGACTTCGCCGGCGCCGGGGACGCGCTTCAGTTCGCGCAGGTGCCGCCGGACGGTTTCCAGGTCGCCGCGCTTGATGGGTCCGCTAAAAGCCGCAGCACCGCCGCGCTCCAGATAATTCTTCAGAGTCTGGTGCAGGATGGGCCCCATGACTTCTCTGGCCTGCGCGCGCGTGAACCCGGCGGCCCGCCCCACGCGCTCGGCCGTAACCAGCGCGGCCACTACCATGGGAGAGGAAAACGATCCCAGCGCGTGATAGAGCACCTTGTTCTTTTTCTTGACGACAAAACTTTCCGCGCCCAAACGGCGCACGATCTTGCGGGCCACGGCGACGGCGCGCGCGTCGCCTTCCACGGCGAATGGGACTTTCGACATATCGGGAGCGGTACCGGGAACAAAGGTCATCATGGGATGGAGCGACGCCACCTGCGCTCCGGCGCGTTGCAACGGCGCGAGCACGTCACTGGTGAGGGCCCCGCTGGAGTGGAAAACGACTTTGTTTTTCCAGTTCCATTCTCTTGTGCGCGCAAGTTGGCGAGCGGTCGCGGCCAGGGCGTCATCGGTGTGGAAGATCCAGATGAGGCTCGAATTCGGCAGCGATTCCCCGAGCGCAATTGCTTTGGCGCCGAGTTTCTCGGCCAGCGTCGCGGCCCGTTTTTGCGATCCGCGCAGCCCCCGCGCTGCCACGGCATCAATCCGGTAGCCGGCCGATCGCAACGCCGGCCCCAGTGCCGATGCCAGGCTGCCTGCGCCGATGAGCGTGATGCTGGGGCGTGCCGTCATAGCCGGAGCATAGCAGAACGATAATTGGTAATTGGGTAATTTTGTAATTTGGTAATTGATTTGCCTCAAGCTTCAATTTTTCCGATTACCAAATTGCCAAATTACGAAATTCAACCGATCTATTAAAATCCTCCCATGTCTTCTTCGCGCCACAAATCCAAGAACCTTGCCCGCATCGTTGCCTCGAAAACCGTTTTCAAAAGCCGCGTTTTTGACGTGGTCTCCCAGCAGGTCAAAGAGCCGGGGAACGTTCTGGTTCGCCGGGACATCGTTCGCCATCCCGGCTCCATCGTCATTCTGGCGCTGGACGAATCGCGGCGTCCGCCGCACGTTCTCCTGGAACGCCAGTATCGCCACGCTGCCGGCCAGCGCATGTGGGAATTGCCGGCAGGCAGTCTTGAACCGGGCGAGCAGAAATTGCCGGCCGCCAAGCGCGAGCTGCTGGAAGAGACCGGGTACACGGCGCGCAAGTGGGAGCGGGCGCTCTCTTTTTATGTAAGCCCGGGCTTTGTGACCGAAAGCATGCAAATCTTTCTGGCCCGCGGACTCAAAAAAGGCCAAGCGCAGCCTGAGGACGATGAGCGTATCGCGGTGCGATTCTTTCCTCTGGCCCAAGCCGTGCGCATGGCTGTCTCCGGAAAAATTGTGGACGCCAAGACCATCGCCGGCCTCCTCTGGCTGGAGAAAAAGCTGCGTCGCCGCTAACAAAAATGAAACATCAACCGATTTAGGCCTATTGGCGGCTTCCGGAAAGTCAAATGGCTTGTTCACTTTAGAAACCTAAGAGCTTTCTTAAATCAATAATTGACAATGGCGTCGCAGAAGCAGGAAAATAAAGGAAAGCCAAGGTAGCGGGTAACAGACGTAAAACCAGGGGAAGGTAACCTCCGGTGTCCTGCGTCCCTCCTATATGCAGTGGCAGCACCCAATTGATCCTAAATTGGTCCCCGGCAGGGGCCGGTAGCGGCATTTGCCGGAGGACGCTCGGAGTAAGGAACGTGTCTAGAATTCAAGGCAAAGTGAAATGGTTCAACAACGCAAAGGGATTCGGCTTCATTGGTAGGGAAGACGGCCCCGATGTGTTTGTCCACTACAGCGCCATCCAGTCTGAAGGCTACAAAAGCCTGCAAGAGGGCGATGACGTTGAATTTGAAATAATCCAGGGGCAAAAAGGCCCCCAGGCGGAAAACGTCACTAAACCGGCGCAACCGGCCTGAACTGCCCACCACTTTTTGAAGAACTCGAAGACCCGGATTGCGCCCAGCTCCCCGGGTCTTTGATTTCAACTGACAGCGCACCTGCAACGCCAGGGCGCAATTTTGCGGCGAGAGTTGCCGTGTAACACAGGACGCAGCCGGGTAATCGGTTGTGCCCTTCGGTTCTAGCTCGCTCGGGTCCCATGGCGGCTCCATGGTCCCGGGCCCGCGCCGCAGATGCAAGCCAGCCGCCTTCGCTGAATCACGCCTTCTAGCTGCCCTTAACAACAACGGACCGCGGCAACGCCCACGCCTGTCTCCAGCTTTTCCGGTCCCCGCTTTTCCCTTTGTGTTTGACGGTTTTCGGTCTTCTGATGTGCGGACGATCCGGCGATTCGCGTTTCCCTTATTCGATTTTCAAAGACCCTTCTCTGATCAGCGCTTATCTGCGTTCATCAGCGGCAACATTCTTGCCCTTCCAGCCCAAACTCCATTAACTATTTCGCCAACTACCAATCAGTAACCCGGTACCCCACCCCTCCCCTAAGGTCGCTGTTGCAAATAAACAACTTCCGCCATTCGACCCAACGGTCACCCAACTGTTTACTCAATAGTAAAATCACTGCCGAACCTTTCTATTTTCAGATGTTTAACCGGAATCCCGGCGCACACTGCAGTTTTGGGTTTTTGTAGGGGTTTCAAAGAAGTCGCCCGATCCGTCACCTGGGATTGCTCTTGCTAGTAGCCAGCCGCTAGTTGTAGAAGAACTGGTTTTCTCCAATCTAGCATATTTCTGAAAGCGAATCAAACACGAAAAAGGACATCTTGACAAGCTAGGCGTGTGGTTGTGTTCATTTGCGGACACTGCTACAACCTTCGCCGGGCGGAGCGTGCAGGCGCAGTCCCAACCGGATGTCTCTAAACAACCGGCCAGGTGGCCCAGGCTTTTGATCTTGCGGGCATCACCAACACACTGGGAATGGTGCACGCAAAAATCGTTAAAGGTCGGCCACCCGGGCCGACTTTCGGAAGGAGAGTCCCGTTCTGTCCCCGTTCCAAGTTCTGGATTCTCCGGCGAGATTACTCAAAGCGCCGAAGGCGCGACACAGCCTAGCCCCGACCGTGAGGTCGGGGAAAGCTGTCCCCGTTCCAAGTTCTGGATTCTCCGGCGAGATTACTCAAAGCGCCGAAGGCGCGACACAGCCTAGCCCCGACCGTGAGGTCGGGGAAAGCGAAGAGTATGATGGTGAGCCCCGAAGCCGGGGTCCCCGACGCACGCTTCGTGCGTTGGGGTGGGGAGGGCGCGACACAATCGAGAGAAAGGGCTAAACACCCATTGTCAAGCTACGCACAAAACCACATCCATCTGGTCTTCTCTACTAAAGGACGTCTCAAACTCATTCCCAAAGATATTCAACCGCGCCTTTGGGGATACATCGCGGCGATCTGCAAGAAGAATGCGATGACCGTGTTCGCCGTCGGCGGAATGGCCGACCATATTCACATTCTCTTTCGCCTTCCGCCGTTGTCATTGGTGCGGGCCGTGACGCTCATCAAATCCAACTCGTCAAAATGGATGAAGGAGACGAAAAAGACCTTTGCTTGGCAGAACGGCTATGGCGCGTTCAGCGTGAGCTCATCGAATGTGTCCACGGTGATTCGGTACATCGACCAGCAGGAAGCACACCACAGGAAGAAATCGTTTGAAGAGGAGTTTGTTGCCTTGTTGAAGAGACATGGCGTGGATTTTGATCCCAGGTATGTTTTCGATTAGGTGTCGTTTAGTTCGTGTCGCGCCCTTCGGGGCTCCCCTCCTTTGCGACTCAAGTTCGCGCCGCTTTGCGCGAGCTTGTGCTCAGTCGCAAAGGGTGGGAGATAAAATAACGTCGTGCCAACCCAACCGTCGATCCGTCCGTAAACTTCGCCCCTGACTCTTCTATTCTCTTTCCTCGCCTTTTCTCTGATAACTAATTAATTGGTTGAGACGTCTAAACCTGCCAGACCGTTTCAGAGACATAGGAGATTGCAAATGAGCGCATCAGTTCGCGCCTGGCGGATGTGGGCCGGGATTGTCTGCACCGTCATATTGCTGGTTCCCGGGATGACTTTTGCCCAGAGCCAGACCTCCCCGACGGCCGTCGAACTTCCGTCAACGCCCGCGGGCAAGCTCATGGCCGCGTGGCTGGAGGCTCTCAACAGCGGCGATCGCGACAAGATGCTCAAGTTCCAGACCGCTCACCTTCCAGCGGCGTCCGACGATCGCCGCGAACAGCGCCTCAACCGCATGTTCGGATTGCGGCAGCAAACCGGCGGCTTCACCGTAGAAAAGATTGAAAACTCTTCGGCCAACTCCATCACCGGCGTCGTGAAAGAGAAGAACTCAGAGAACCGCGCCAGCTTCACCCTGGAAACTGAAGGCGATGACCGCATCGCCAACATGGGCCTGCAGTTGATCGGGCCACCGCCTAGCG encodes the following:
- a CDS encoding cold shock domain-containing protein, whose amino-acid sequence is MQGKVKWFNNAKGFGFIGREDGPDVFVHYSAIQSEGYKSLQEGDDVEFEIIQGQKGPQAENVTKPAQPA
- a CDS encoding NUDIX hydrolase — encoded protein: MSSSRHKSKNLARIVASKTVFKSRVFDVVSQQVKEPGNVLVRRDIVRHPGSIVILALDESRRPPHVLLERQYRHAAGQRMWELPAGSLEPGEQKLPAAKRELLEETGYTARKWERALSFYVSPGFVTESMQIFLARGLKKGQAQPEDDERIAVRFFPLAQAVRMAVSGKIVDAKTIAGLLWLEKKLRRR
- a CDS encoding dipeptidase; the protein is MASSAVSYAKDNQQRFLGELKDLLRIPSVSTAPEHKDDVRKAAEFVASDLRRIGMENVEIIPTKGHPLIYADWLHAAGKPTVLCYAHYDVQPAEPLNEWLSPPFEPTERNDNIYARGAVDDKGQLWMELKAVEALMKGHGGKLPLNVKFIIEGEEEVGGESIAAFVRKEKAKLKADFALVCDTELFAPNLPTLCVGLRGLVYTEIEAQGAKTDLHSGMYGGAAPNPFFALIEIISKLKDAKGKVLIPGFYSKVKAPTKDELKAWKKLPFNEEHYRKTEVGSKVLTGEPGYSVLYRTWARPTLEVHGMPGGFVASGAKTVIPARASAKVSMRLVPNQDPDDILKRYTKMVKKLTPKGIEINIKVHSKGPACVVSTDNHYIKAATEAMHDVFKKDTVFIRSGGSIPVVTDFQDVMNLPSVMMGFGLPDDNLHAPNEKFHIPNFYRGIESIIRFFEKLGG
- a CDS encoding GDP-mannose 4,6-dehydratase is translated as MRALITGVTGQDGSYLAELLLAKGYEVYGLVLPKKKMRPGDIEARKQIALIGPRLKLLEGDLTDQNSLDRVIGKVQPGEVYNLAAQSFVPLSWTEPLLTADVTAFGVLRLLEAVRKHCPTARFLQASSSEMFGKAILSEKDKRQTEATPFRPRNPYGSAKVFAHNITVNYREKHGIFACSCICFNHESPRRGVEFVTRKITQHAARSKRGLAEKLSPKLKLGNLDAQRDWGFAGDFVRAMWLMLQQPKPDDFLIATGELHSVREVLDIAYARVGLDWKKYVETDPALVRSAEEMPLCGDASKAARVLGWKPEVGFREMIEMMVDADLAAAR
- a CDS encoding glycosyltransferase family 4 protein, whose amino-acid sequence is MKIAIDVHSLGTQAGGNESYFRQLLAGLVADRSAHQYTLFYAHDAALESTQGDARFNFVPIPKDPVRRLSVSLPRLLGKLKPDIFHCQYVRPPWGCPATVVSIHDLAYEHYPEYFHPREAFRLKKMVRWTARHADHIVTLSEFSAADIAARYSVPREKITITYLAASKDFRPREKSQCQEHLARTYGINFPFILYVGRIQARKNLPRLVEAYAALRNRGASEKLVLVGKKDWQSEQLVARIKELGLESSVVFPGFVSFEDLPLFYNAAEMFVFPSFFEGFGLPVIESMASGVPTITSTGSSLGEVAGDGAILVDPLDTSALTDAMSNVLGDKQLRERLVVRGLLRSAQFKHDELAQKVLGVYRSLVSSAA
- the tnpA gene encoding IS200/IS605 family transposase, translated to MMVSPEAGVPDARFVRWGGEGATQSRERAKHPLSSYAQNHIHLVFSTKGRLKLIPKDIQPRLWGYIAAICKKNAMTVFAVGGMADHIHILFRLPPLSLVRAVTLIKSNSSKWMKETKKTFAWQNGYGAFSVSSSNVSTVIRYIDQQEAHHRKKSFEEEFVALLKRHGVDFDPRYVFD
- a CDS encoding DUF2520 domain-containing protein, with the protein product MTARPSITLIGAGSLASALGPALRSAGYRIDAVAARGLRGSQKRAATLAEKLGAKAIALGESLPNSSLIWIFHTDDALAATARQLARTREWNWKNKVVFHSSGALTSDVLAPLQRAGAQVASLHPMMTFVPGTAPDMSKVPFAVEGDARAVAVARKIVRRLGAESFVVKKKNKVLYHALGSFSSPMVVAALVTAERVGRAAGFTRAQAREVMGPILHQTLKNYLERGGAAAFSGPIKRGDLETVRRHLRELKRVPGAGEVYRALVRSGVRELPAGRKKELLKLIK
- the ribA gene encoding GTP cyclohydrolase II — its product is MSSEPTVRKLAEADFPTRWGHFRIMGFEGQMGSTKEEAVALVMGDIHAAPPLVRVHSQCLTGDVFGSLRCDCRQQLEMALQMIAQAAAGVLVYEMQEGRGIGLMAKLQAYELQDQGRDTVQANEDLGFKADHREFQLPAEILRALGLKAVRLLSNNPQKVAALEAAGVTVAERVPCEVEPHAASEKYLNTKKEKMGHLFRER
- a CDS encoding nucleotidyltransferase family protein, which codes for MNPADLFRRLSVILERAGIAYMVTGSFAGTVYGMGRSTLDIDLIVAADEDQVRRLLDLLPENEFYSEPHSAIEACQRKSMFNLIDNITGLKIDFIFQKMRPFSVEEFRRRRSALVMGVPLFVVSPEDIIIAKLEWAKMGASLRQIEDVTGILKVRRDELDLAYIEKWVKELALAAQWISACKVAGMVPG